A stretch of Bradyrhizobium sp. AZCC 2262 DNA encodes these proteins:
- the dxs gene encoding 1-deoxy-D-xylulose-5-phosphate synthase, with translation MTTYSKTPLLDTIRTPDDLRKLKIEQVRQVADELRQETIDAVSVTGGHFGAGLGVVELTTAIHYIFDTPRDRLIWDVGHQAYPHKILTGRRDRIRTLRTGGGLSGFTKRTESDYDPFGAAHSSTSISAGLGMAVARDLSGGKNNVIAVIGDGSMSAGMAYEAMNNAGAMNSRLIVILNDNDMSIAPPVGAMSAYLSRLYSGKTYRSLREAAKQINKRLPKILANRANRVEEYSRGFMMDGGTLFEELGFYYVGPIDGHNLDHLLPVLKNVRDMETGPILVHVVTQKGKGYGPAEASADKYHAVVKFDVATGAQAKAKPNAPAYQNVFGQSLVKEAEKDDKIVAITAAMPSGTGVDIFNKAFPNRTFDVGIAEQHAVTFAAGLATEGYKPFCAIYSTFLQRGYDQVVHDVAIQSLPVRFAIDRAGLVGADGATHAGSFDCAYLGCLPNFVIMAASDEAELVHMVATQVAINDRPSAVRYPRGEGRGVEMPEVGIPFEIGKGRVVRQGNKIALLSFGTRMAECEKAADELAAHGLSTTIADARFMKPLDVDLVLKLARDHEVLLTIEEGAIGGFGSHVMQTLSDHGMLDGGLRMRAMILPDEFIDHDSPTAMYAHAGLDAKGIVAKVFDALGKDYKTETVKLA, from the coding sequence GTGACCACATATAGCAAAACGCCACTTCTCGATACCATCCGCACGCCCGACGATCTTCGCAAGCTCAAGATCGAGCAGGTGCGTCAGGTCGCGGACGAACTCCGCCAGGAAACCATCGATGCCGTTTCGGTGACCGGCGGTCACTTCGGCGCCGGCCTCGGCGTCGTCGAACTCACCACCGCGATCCACTACATCTTCGACACGCCGCGCGACCGCCTGATCTGGGACGTCGGCCACCAGGCCTACCCGCACAAGATCCTGACTGGACGCCGCGACCGCATCCGCACGCTGCGCACCGGTGGCGGCCTCTCCGGCTTCACCAAGCGCACCGAGAGCGACTACGATCCGTTCGGCGCCGCGCATTCCTCGACCTCGATCTCCGCCGGCCTCGGCATGGCGGTGGCGCGCGACCTCTCCGGCGGCAAGAACAACGTCATCGCCGTGATTGGCGACGGCTCGATGTCCGCGGGCATGGCTTATGAAGCCATGAACAATGCCGGTGCGATGAACTCGCGCCTGATCGTGATTCTCAACGACAATGACATGTCGATCGCCCCGCCCGTCGGCGCGATGAGCGCGTATCTGTCCCGCCTCTATTCCGGCAAGACCTACCGTTCGCTGCGCGAGGCGGCCAAGCAGATCAACAAGCGTCTGCCAAAAATCCTCGCCAACCGCGCCAACCGCGTCGAGGAATATTCCCGCGGCTTCATGATGGACGGCGGCACGCTGTTCGAGGAACTCGGCTTCTATTACGTCGGCCCGATCGACGGCCACAACCTCGACCATCTGCTGCCGGTTCTGAAGAACGTCCGCGACATGGAAACCGGCCCGATCCTGGTTCACGTCGTGACGCAGAAGGGCAAGGGTTACGGCCCGGCGGAGGCTTCCGCCGACAAGTATCACGCCGTGGTCAAGTTCGACGTCGCCACCGGCGCGCAGGCCAAGGCAAAACCGAATGCGCCGGCCTACCAGAACGTGTTCGGCCAGAGCCTCGTCAAGGAAGCCGAGAAGGACGACAAGATCGTCGCCATCACCGCGGCGATGCCGTCGGGCACCGGCGTCGATATCTTCAACAAGGCCTTCCCCAACCGGACCTTCGACGTCGGCATCGCCGAGCAGCATGCCGTGACCTTTGCGGCCGGCCTCGCCACCGAAGGCTACAAGCCGTTCTGTGCGATCTACTCGACCTTCCTGCAGCGCGGCTACGACCAGGTGGTCCATGACGTCGCGATCCAGAGCCTGCCGGTCCGTTTTGCGATCGACCGCGCCGGCCTGGTCGGCGCCGACGGCGCCACCCATGCCGGTTCGTTCGACTGCGCCTATCTCGGCTGCCTGCCGAACTTCGTCATCATGGCGGCGTCCGACGAGGCCGAACTGGTGCACATGGTTGCGACGCAGGTCGCGATCAACGATCGCCCGAGCGCGGTGCGCTATCCGCGCGGCGAAGGCCGCGGCGTCGAAATGCCCGAGGTCGGCATCCCCTTCGAAATCGGCAAGGGCCGCGTCGTCCGCCAGGGCAACAAGATCGCCCTGCTCTCGTTCGGCACCCGCATGGCCGAATGCGAAAAGGCCGCCGATGAACTCGCCGCCCACGGCCTCTCCACCACCATTGCCGACGCGCGCTTCATGAAGCCGCTCGACGTCGATCTGGTACTCAAGCTGGCGCGCGACCACGAGGTGCTGCTCACCATCGAGGAAGGCGCGATCGGCGGCTTCGGCTCGCACGTGATGCAGACGCTGTCCGACCACGGCATGCTCGACGGCGGTTTGCGGATGCGCGCGATGATCCTGCCCGACGAGTTCATCGACCACGACTCGCCGACCGCGATGTATGCCCATGCCGGCCTCGACGCCAAGGGCATCGTCGCCAAGGTGTTCGATGCGCTCGGCAAGGACTACAAGACCGAAACCGTGAAGCTCGCCTGA